ACCTCAGTCTGATGAGCTGCTGCCTTTATTCTGTCAGGAAGGATTCAAACCGACACCCTCCCCACATTCAAACCGCTCTGTCCTCTCTTCAGCCCACTCTGTCCAGCGTCAGCAGAGTCGTCACTCACGACGTCCCCGTGGACGTGATCCCACGAAGACTGTGGAACGAGTTTAAGGAACCCGACATGCCGGACTTCGACGTGAGTCACCCATCTGTGTTTAACGCCTCAGACTGAAAGAGATACTAGTGATGAAACTGAGAAACCTCTGACTGACTCAGGactttgatttattcatttattttttacttatgtACTGATCTTACTTATCACTTATGTGTTACTTTTATATCATTGTTCTTATTACCATTGTCAGTTTATTGTAATTATTGTTATTAGTGCTgttattattaaactatatatagtGCAgattatattataacataattatgtatttattatgatttattattatttctactttTATTATGTATATCCACTAGTACTTTCTAAAGTGTAATTACCTGTTTTTCAcgatttttatagttattgttattacaattttctttccttttgtcttgtaataattcttatatgtgtacattcatGTCGTGTTGGGggttctgcccaagggatcagtaAAGGtctatttaattaaatttaatttaatctaatctaatcaaatctaatttaatctaatgtaattcagtttaatctaatctaatttaatccagtttaatgtaatgtaatgtaatctaagtAGGGGGCATTCTGCTGGTGTTTGGTTCCTTGGGAGTTTGGAGAACAGGCTAAACTGGTCTGTAGGTGGATGTAATgcagcgtttccactacatggtaccggctcggctcggctcgactctgcctttttgcgtttccgttacataaaaggacctggaatctggtacctggtactagttttttggtctcacctccgctgaggttccaggactggggaccagatactaaaaggtgacgtgtaaacactgcagaccactgattggtcagagtcgtcggtgtgccccgcccttttacaaaaaccgatgcagaagttgacagtaaatgtagcagtaggtgaatccacatgatgacagtctgtaaaactacaccattcagtcaggagattcagtatttggtggccgacgtaaaaattcagcatgagtttgaggagacaacacacaacgagcgatttatcaacaactctgagcagacgacatggaagtaacgcaccgcattgctatgacgaccaggtactgcaaagtgggtagtatcctggattGGAAAccgtctggaataggacctggtacctgagccgagtcaagtcgagtcaagccagttccacgtagtggaaacgtggcattagtggACTGTGACGTCTGCTCTGTGCTTCTGTCTGGTCCTGCAGGTCAGCATTTATCTGCCTCCTCTGAAGACCATGAAGAATGTTGTGGACCGAATGAAGAACCTGTCCAACTTCCTGGTACTGTCGCCACCTCCAGGCATTTCACACCAAAACCATCTGAGTAGAACACGATGAAGAACAATGCTCTTCTGTAGAACATGACCTTTGTTTTTGTAGGAAACAGGGCCGTctggaccaggggtgtccaacatacggcccacgggccaacaCCGGCCCGCCACAGGTTCCATTCTGACCAGTGGGTTGAATTAttgaagtgtaaaaatgacactgaggacATTTGTAATCAATCATGTCAAATTCATCTTCACCCAATTTGGGCtcaagtgggttgaaccagtaaaataatagataaataacctataaataatcacagcTCCACATTCCAAAGTcaaatttgaccaatattctgcctgttatcaaaggttttgtgtatttgtagatccactgtgatctgtacgttataatgaacatgtataaatgataaactgagacagaatattggtaaatttgCACTTATCTTAATAAATTTCGGGTTGTTCCTGTTCTTCACATTattttgtgaaagggtagtttataaatgtgaacattttactTGTTTTGCACCAGAACAGACAAATTTGGGGTTGTTATTTTTCTATAATGgctgtttttgtgttatttgactggtctggcccagtttagatcctattgatctgaatgtggaacttgaactaacatgagtttgacactgctGGTTCGGGCTGTAACTGTGTGGTTTCATGGTTCAGGTGATGGAGGCCAACCTGAGCGGAGAGATGAACCTGAAGATCGACACAGACCTGGTTTCAGTCACCACTCACTTCAGGGACCTGGGGAATCCTCCGTGGGGTAAATGCTCATCCGTCTGACGTGTCTTGTGTCTTCATGGTTTTATTCGATGGCTTGACGGGTGGTGTCCATCCGACTCCAGGTGAAGACTCCTCCCAGGACGGTGGTCCGTCTCAGAGCCGTGACCCCGAGGCCATGGCCGAGGCCCGGGTCGACATCAGGAAACTGCAGCAGTTCCTCATGGGACAGCAGGTCAATCCCAGTAAAGCCATGTGCAGTAAGTCCACATGCAGGGACGTCCAACACCACGGCCTTATCCACAAACACTCTGAACCTGGGGGGTcccactcattttagttcaggtcccacattcagcacaacaggatttaaactgggccagaccagtaaaataacaagtgttcagagaacacaaacctctgccaagcaccccgaatggtgtgcatgtgtggatcgactgtttctgtttaaattcaacagtttccagtagggatgcaccgataccagtatcggcatcggctccgatactcagtgtgtgtactcgtactcgtaaaagatatccgatacaaatgcaccgataccacttaaagctatttgacattcccagttcagtgcagcaggtacgaggaggaggaataatgtgtgtgagtgtgaagagtgtggagatggaaccaaagaaatgatggtgataaaagtaaggctgactgacagtaccgttcagacacacacagatacagatgcagcgttctgtccgtcctctgcgtacattccatctgtttaacaggtgatggaggatgagtacccagacagagaataccagcgggaaccacCGGGGGTATGGAGCAGTGCAGACTGCCCCCAGTGGAGGTGAAAACCAAacctctcactcatttgtcttttctcttcctgctgaagctgagCTGTTAAACcctaccagagaaaacgctgcaacattagtatcacagtagtgttcctctgtcgtctccatgtttggtatttctgactttcttcttcttcttcattaaactttcctcttcttcgtggtatttgtccagtatggttaattcagagcggcgacccctggtggattaactgacaaacgctcattccaacacattaaatgtcagtagcaacactttgttccagtcagactaatgacaacgacaataaagcacatttacaaaaggaactaacaactggaatgggattattaaggactagggtcggtactcagtattggcaagtactcaaatgtaagtactcgtactcgtactcggtctggaaaaaagtggtatcggtgcatccctagtttccaggttgttccatacagcagaaacagttgcagcttggtcccagtcatgtgtctgttgtaatggaattttctgattcccttctttgtttCCATATCCATTCCTGACTACCCTTCCCCACTACATGCTAACTTTCCCGAATaccccccactgcatgctaattttCCCATATTCTTACCCAAATGCCCCTACTgtatgtgtaaattttcttgcaaggtaacaaaaggtgactgattgtcAAAGCCGTGAGTTCATCATTCAgtcaaaaggccctttgaggagacttgcaggtgtcacttgcaaatgtgattcaccctataaaaggtggaccCTGTGAGAAGCTCttggtcttttcttcacaatcgccgctcgtgtgcagaactgacctttcttgagaaagaaataaaatattgtcggccgggagatgtctctatttcattattcaccagcagcaaaGAAAAACTTCCATAAcactgtccaattagattcaattcacatcaatattagttgagttctaattttaaatgtgtgggaaatgggattttcagtgttcagtgtaaatgtccacagagtccacattccacagtggatgtggacaatttagttccacatacaagagactgttctaagctacaggtggatccaactggaggagaatcggagttgtttggaattttggatgaattttggaaaatgtctcaatgatgacagatggaaaactgtagatgttgtgaccttgctgtgaccttgaactttggcctactgggaccaaaatggactgggttggtcccagggcctaggcctatctgtggagaagatctgggaaagatgggtggaagagttttacactaaagatgagaaaaaaacaaacaaacaaacaaaggaaagtgatcacaatacctcctggcagagggaataacaggacttttctctgttttagaatgaaaaaaataaaattacataatgaaaatgattACATCTTCAAATTAtcccttaaagctgcaggagacttttgtcaccagtttttcatctaatctgtccatcctcagtcatatcctcagtctcatgaatctgtttgtctgtctgtgattactcacctgaatctcttccctcatggtgaacagttgcgtagtgtactccaccataaactgtCCAGTTGTTTACAGAGACAGGAGGTCACCAGGGCATGTTTAGAATTTTGTCGCAGTgtacattgtgggaagtggagctccagtcgtttccacgtcgtgttttTTACAGCCGTATGATATATGGCTGcgctgccactgccaggcagctgtgcaaacctccacttcccacaatgcacgtcttgtcttatcttattttaccttatcccttcccttcccttccacCTTTTCTTCCCTTCCCTTACCTtacaccttaccttaccttacaccTGACTTTACACGTCCTTacaccttcccttcccttcccttcccttcccttacaCCTTACCTTACAGCTTACTTTACACCTCCTTACACCTTACCTTCCCTTACCTTACACCTTACCTTACAGCTTACTTTACACCGTCCTTACAGCCTTCCTTCACCTCCTTACACCTTCCCTTCCCTTACCTTACACCTTACCTTACACCTTACTTTACATCACCTTACACCTTCCCataccttcccttcccttcccttaccttaccttaccttacaccTTACTTTATCTTGTGTCCTCCAGATATTGTCCACCACGGCGTCGTCCACCTCATTCTTCTGCATGAAGACGTCTCTCTGCAGTATTTCATTCCCGCCGTGGCCTAGATGTTCCCATCTGACCCGGTTCAGGTGTCAGACCTCTGGGGAGTCTGTCCCAGACGCTTTCAGGAGGACTTTACTCACAATCCTCTGGGTGTATTCCAGACCTGCTGGTAAATGCACATGGACTAGAGGGAAAGTGAGACAACACTTTGCACTTTGTCTGTTGTGTTGAACATGttgacaaaaaaaggaaaaagaaagaaaagaaagacaaggaaaaaaaaggaaaagagaaaaaaaaagaacatgttgACATGTAGGTTTTGTATTAAacattattttgtaataaaacattttgctgttattttcTCCTGTGAGGCGTTCAGGTTCTGTTTGGAGGTGGATTTTCCGTCATGCAGGTGTGTTTCCGGTTCTGGAATGTCCTCACAGTGTAAAGTCAGTCTTTGGAGGACATGTCCAGCAGCTGTTGGTGCAAAGAAAACTGTCCATTTAGGGTGAAATCAGTCTGGAACACGTACGTTTTACAACTTCTTGTCCCTTTTGCATCTTTATGGGTCTTTTATGTcttattatgtctttttttttttttttttcattctttgcttatttggaaaagcagcactgaaaaaagtccaaattttcccaagtgtatttttctcatttctactccaaatatctcatcacacttaaaatcagacagaatcacctaaatcaggactgtcaaacatgtgtcccgggttccaaaagcggcccgccaaaggttccaatccagcctgtggaatgaatttccaaagtgtctaaactccacagtccaggctgtggaactcattttagtgtgggttccacatccagaccaatctgatctacagtccaataagaacagcagaagaacccacacaaaagaaccactgcagatttactactgggtttgatgggaaaaaaaaaattacattatgtctgtaaataatgacaactgcaaatgtttgtctttgttttagtaccaaaaatcacattaaattgtgaaactctttccatttccaaactctcctgtaccaataaaatgtgactaacctgaacaaatgtgtccaacctgaaatgtctgtattaaattcagtccagtttgaactcttttcttcctgttcctcagtgtttagtgtctttggagatctgatccagaatgcacatggactaatgagaagtggaggaagaagactgagaaaattacactgattttactgaaatgtcagttttttcaggttattcacgtcttttttgtttggatagtttataaaagtaagtattttcataatgtaatggaggtttttttgcactaaaacaaagacgaaaatttggagttgtcattctcggttattctgttattattttactggttgggtccactgcagatgaaattgggctgaatgtggaacctgaaagaacaggagtttgagaaccgtgacctacagaggaacttttcagtgagatgtaagacctgatttttagacagtagatctggaaaatctgatttcaacaaatctgaccaagatcattttcacttgttccattggcagattttttttttgtgcttaattcaagattttttaatttttttttgcttgaattaagcaaaaaaacaaaaaaagtgaaatttaccttttgttgtgtcttttatttcttgtatgttttgttgtgtcttttaccttttgttgcatcttttgtgtctTGTTGCGTCTCCATGTGGTTGTGTTGTGGGATATTATCTGATGTTTGCTGTCTTTTCTacatcttttttcattttttcatccaaTTAAATCAGTCTGGATAATGTTCAGTAAAACTAATGGATAACTCACCTCAGATTACAACTGAAGACACATATCAGTTTAAACATGGAGGAAAAGTGAAATGAAATCCTCAGTAAAGTCCAGGTAGTGTAAAGTACTGCAGTACactaatgaagtatttgtactacTGCAGTATTTGTACTCTGGCTTGAACTCTTCTTTGTGTAAAGGGTTTGATTGGAGTGTAATGACGGCTAATGCCTGATTGTTTGctcgctgtgtgtttgtgtgtctttgttgtgTGTTTAGTTGCTGAGTCACTAATGCATGCATATACTGGTCTcactgttgccatgacaacagtcaaACTTTACCTGAGCAGAGCCAATTTTAAGTCGCTGCGAACTCACATTGGTTTTTGTAGCAGCTGTGACTCGTCTCAGGTCAGTGGACTCAGTTTTTCCTCTTTCACAGATTTTCAACACTTCACAGGTGGATCTGGAATAAAAATGTCACACGTTTTCActgaggtggaagtggaggtgaTGGGATTAAAAGTCTGACGGTGAAGCTTCTGAAGCACTGGGAGAATCAGGTCGAACTCCAGACAAAATGTGATTCATACAGGTTAACACTGggacagaataaataaaaagtcagTTACAGTCAAATGCAGTAAAACTCATGCATTTGTAATTAGaactaaactgaaatcaaaaactGAAGACTGACTAAAAGTAGaaactaattaaccctttcatgcatgaattgtgagaaccttaatcaagatgtttttcccgAGTGatatttattcctctttgggcatggaaaaaacaaaccaaaaaaaatgtgattgaattttttttatgaacctgttctttgtggagttacaaaaatgtccatgcagctggacaccatgtgtttacttttagaagcaaagaaacttgtatttcctacatgtatttactgatatactgtgtgaaaactatgaaataaaaacatgtttagtgcagctaatctgatgttttctcacattttctcatacgctaatactagttattactcacctcatggtgagaatatgcaaaaaaagaaaaaaaaaatctttttgtttaaaaaaagctacaaaaaacaaaaatcctgttagagtctaataacaattagcatttttttccactcaaacatgttactgcagatcaggtttatctagaacagcaaagttacagtaatggtgtgaatgtcagtgtatgagatgatgcataagtgtccagtgtatatggaactaaaacaaccaaatccatgaatatacaagagagcacctttgaacagctgtccactggagtgaccactacgcatgaaagggttcaaatgtcAAAATGGTAAGAAGTGATCACATTTTGGTTTTAGTTCATAAGAATCAAAATATAGGGAATGTAAAGTTCTCGTGTTCatgaattggatttttttttttttttaatttcactgcaaCAAACATGGCAAAGGaagtacagtggtgtgcaaaaatattagaacacttgtcaaatcttcagaaactggtggtttatttttttccccagagcctgaatttcacttttttgccactgcaaaaggtaaaggcaaaggtactgagaatatttcacctacaaatttatcagtccagacctttttttttttttttttttccacattttactgTAATATTCAGTGTGCcaccccctccccacccccccgCCAACAGTCACAGCAGCACATCTTTCTgacattgtgtcgatgtattttctaagtttcaaccccagtgtcattccacgctctcagaagcacATTCCACAGAATTTCCttagtttccttagattgttccctgattattagtattattgtttatacatttttgtttagttatttaattatttttcgtgtattttttggtatacctttagctctataccgtccatcacagacttccactgattattattattatttatacatttttgtttagttatttcattatttttcgtgtattttttggtatacctttagctctataccgtccatcacagacttccactgattattattattattattatttatacatttttgtttagttatttaattatttttcgtgtattttttggtatacctttagctctataccgtccatcacagacttccactgattattattattattattatttatacatttttgtttagttatttaattatttttcatgtattttttggtatacctttagctctatactgtccatcacagacttccactgattattattattattattatttatacatttttgtttagttatttaattatttttcatgtattttttggtatacctttagctctataccgtccatcacagacttccactgattattattattattatttatacatttttgtttagttatttcattatttttcgtgtattttttggtatacctttagctctataccgtccatcacagacttccactgattattattattattatttacacatttttgtttagttatttaattatttttcgtatattttttggtatacctttagctctataccgtccatcacagacttccactgattattattattattattatttatacatttttgtttagttatttaattatttttcgtgtattttttggtatacctttagctctataccatccatcacagacttccactgattattattattattatttatacatttttgtttagttattatttttcgtatattttttggtatacctttagctctataccgtccatcacagacttccactgattattattattattatttatacatttttgtttagttatttaattatttttcatatattttttggtatacctttagctctataccgtccatcacagacttccactgattattattattattatttatacatttttgtttagttatttaattatttttcatgtattttttggtatacctttagctctataccgtccatcacagacttccactgattattattattatttatacatttttgtttagttatttaattatttttcatatattttttggtatacctttagctctataccgtccatcacagacttccactgattattattattattatttatacatttttgtttagttatttaattatttttcatgtattttttggtatacctttagctctataccgtccatcacagacttccactgattattattattatttatacatttttgtttagttatttcattatttttcatatattttttggtatacctttagctctataccgtccatcacagacttccactgattattattattatttatacatttttgtttagttatttaattatttttcgtgtattttttggtatacctttagctctatactgtccatcacagacttccactgattattattattatttatacatttttgtttagttatttaattatttttcatgtattttttggtatacctttagctctataccgtccatcacagacttccactgattattattattatttatacatttttgtttagttatttaattatttttcatgtattttttggtatacctttagctctataccgtccatcacagacttccactgactattattattattattattattcatacatttttgtttagttatttaattatttttcgtatattttttggtatacctttagctctataccgtccatcacagacttccactgattattattattatttatacatttttgtttagttatttaattatttttcatgtattttttggtatacctttagctctataccgtccatcacagacttcaactgattattattatttatatatttttgtttagttatttcattatttttcgtgtattttttggtatacctttagctctatactgtccatcacagacttccactgattattattattattattatttatacatttttgtttagttatttaattatttttcatgtattttttggtatacctttagctctataccgtccatcacagacttccactgattattattattattcatacatttttgtttagttatttcattatttttcatgtattttttggtatacctttagctctataccgtccatcacagacttccactgattattattattattatttatacatttttgtttagttatttcattatttttcatgtattttttggtatacctttagctctataccgtccatcacagacttccactgattattattattatttatacattattgtttagttatttcattatttttcatgtattttttggtatacctttagctctataccgtccatcacagacttccactgattattattattattattatttatacatttttgtttagttatttaattatttttcgtgtattttttggtatacctttagctctataccgtccatcacagacttccactgattattattattatttatacgttattgtttagttatttaattatttttcgtgtattttttggtata
This genomic window from Sphaeramia orbicularis chromosome 20, fSphaOr1.1, whole genome shotgun sequence contains:
- the hus1 gene encoding checkpoint protein HUS1 — translated: MKFRGKIIDIACLNHFTRVITTISKLTKTCVLRLTPDHLYFVLSGKVANGGVSMWCELSQVNFFDEYQMEGVSSEDNEICLEVTPENLSRALKTVQNAKAVKVKLTKKHCPCLTVAAELPTLSSVSRVVTHDVPVDVIPRRLWNEFKEPDMPDFDVSIYLPPLKTMKNVVDRMKNLSNFLVMEANLSGEMNLKIDTDLVSVTTHFRDLGNPPWGEDSSQDGGPSQSRDPEAMAEARVDIRKLQQFLMGQQVNPSKAMCNIVHHGVVHLILLHEDVSLQYFIPAVA